Proteins from a genomic interval of Halomonas alkaliantarctica:
- a CDS encoding efflux RND transporter permease subunit translates to MNFSRFFVDRPIFAAVLSIIILAVGLISIPNLPISEYPDVVPPSVVVRTIYPGANPKEIAETVATPLEEAINGVEDMMYLKSVAGSDGVLQMTVTFRPGTDAEQAAVRVQNRVSQAEARLPEAVRRQGVTTQKQSPTFLMVVHLTSPSGEYDTLYLRNYVRLNVRDRLARLEGIGDAQIFGGGDYAMRAWLDPDRIAARGLTASDVVGAMREQNVQVSAGQLGAEPIEESDFLTLINARGRLETVEEFGDIVLKRGEGGEILRLSDVARLEMGAGDYTLRSKLDSNNAVGVGIFQAPGANALEIREQVIATMDELSEQFPEGVEYEAVYDTTIFVNDSIESVVKTLLEAVLLVVLVVTLFLQTWRASIIPLLAVPVSVIGTFGALYLLGYSINTLTLFGLVLAIGIVVDDAIVVVENVERNIEEGLKPQAAAHQAMREVSGPIIAVGLVLCAVFIPMAFLSGVTGQFYSQFAVTIAISTVISTLNSLTLSPALAAMLLKPHDAPKDRLTRVIDKLFGWIFRPFNRFFNASSNKYQGGVARSLKHRGAVFVVYALLLLGTGVMFKAVPPGFIPVQDKLYLIAGVILPEGASLERTDQMLQDVVDIAMVTEGVEHAIAFPGLNALQFTNTSNTGVAFLTLSAFGERSLSAAEINARINQGIGGLKEGFAFSFMPPPILGLGNGSGFQLFIEDRGNLGYGALQEAVNQLQGAIAQTPGMGFPISSYQSNVPQLDAEVDRLRAKAQGVPLTELFDTLQTYLGSTYVNDFNRFGRTWQVIAQADAPYRASVEDIARLRTRNDQGEMVPIGTMVNITQTFGPDPVLRYNGYPAADLAGEFDPRVLSSAQAMDAINALAEEVLPPGMALEWTDLSYQQSTQGNAALVVFPLSILLVFLVLAALYESWTLPLAVILIVPMSMLAALIGVWFGGGDNNIFVQVGLVVLIGLACKNAILIVEFARELELQGKGILEAALEACRLRLRPIIMTSIAFTAAVLPSVIATGAGAEVRAALGTAVFAGMIGVTLFGLFLTPVFYVALRKLSGSQPLVSHHSTTFDTSLHPTSHAQS, encoded by the coding sequence ATGAATTTCTCCCGTTTCTTCGTTGACCGCCCGATTTTTGCGGCGGTGCTGTCGATCATTATTCTGGCAGTGGGGCTGATCTCCATTCCCAACCTGCCGATTAGCGAGTACCCGGACGTGGTGCCGCCCTCAGTGGTGGTGCGAACGATTTACCCTGGAGCAAACCCGAAAGAGATCGCTGAAACGGTGGCAACGCCTTTGGAAGAAGCCATTAATGGCGTCGAGGACATGATGTACCTCAAGTCCGTGGCGGGCTCCGATGGCGTGCTGCAGATGACCGTTACCTTCCGCCCTGGTACCGATGCCGAGCAGGCTGCCGTCCGAGTGCAGAACCGGGTCAGTCAGGCCGAGGCCCGGCTGCCGGAAGCCGTGCGTCGTCAAGGCGTTACCACCCAGAAGCAGTCGCCTACGTTTCTAATGGTCGTTCACCTGACCTCGCCCAGCGGTGAATACGACACCCTCTACCTACGCAACTATGTGCGGCTGAATGTCCGCGATCGTCTGGCCCGGCTCGAAGGGATTGGGGACGCGCAAATCTTCGGCGGGGGTGACTACGCCATGCGAGCGTGGCTCGATCCTGATCGGATAGCTGCCCGTGGCCTGACGGCCAGCGATGTGGTCGGGGCCATGCGCGAACAGAATGTGCAGGTCTCCGCCGGGCAATTGGGGGCCGAACCCATTGAAGAGAGTGATTTCCTCACGCTGATCAACGCCCGTGGGCGGCTGGAAACGGTGGAGGAGTTTGGCGACATCGTGCTGAAGCGCGGCGAGGGCGGCGAGATACTCAGGCTTTCGGATGTGGCCCGGCTGGAAATGGGCGCTGGGGATTATACGCTGCGCTCGAAGTTGGACAGCAATAACGCGGTGGGTGTGGGGATATTCCAGGCGCCGGGGGCCAATGCGCTGGAGATTCGCGAGCAGGTTATCGCCACTATGGACGAGCTGTCTGAACAGTTCCCGGAAGGCGTGGAGTATGAAGCGGTCTACGACACCACGATCTTCGTGAATGACTCGATTGAGTCCGTGGTGAAGACGCTGCTGGAAGCCGTGCTGCTGGTAGTGCTGGTCGTGACGCTGTTCCTGCAGACCTGGCGTGCGTCCATTATCCCACTGCTGGCGGTGCCGGTATCGGTGATCGGCACCTTCGGGGCGCTTTACCTGCTGGGTTACTCCATCAACACGTTGACGCTGTTTGGGCTGGTGTTGGCCATCGGTATCGTGGTGGACGATGCCATCGTGGTGGTGGAAAACGTGGAGCGGAACATTGAGGAGGGCCTGAAGCCCCAGGCCGCCGCGCATCAGGCTATGCGTGAAGTATCCGGCCCTATTATCGCCGTGGGGCTGGTGCTGTGTGCGGTGTTTATTCCCATGGCTTTCCTGTCAGGGGTGACCGGTCAATTCTATAGCCAGTTCGCGGTGACGATTGCCATCTCCACGGTGATCTCCACCCTCAACTCGCTGACCCTGTCGCCCGCGCTGGCCGCAATGCTGCTCAAGCCCCATGACGCGCCTAAAGATCGACTCACCCGAGTGATCGATAAGCTGTTTGGCTGGATTTTCCGTCCCTTCAATCGCTTTTTCAACGCCAGCTCCAATAAGTACCAAGGTGGCGTGGCCCGATCCCTGAAACATCGTGGCGCGGTGTTTGTGGTCTATGCGCTGTTACTGCTGGGCACCGGGGTGATGTTCAAAGCGGTGCCGCCTGGGTTTATTCCGGTGCAGGACAAGCTGTACCTGATTGCGGGCGTCATTCTGCCGGAAGGGGCGTCTTTGGAACGAACCGATCAGATGCTTCAGGACGTTGTGGATATTGCCATGGTGACCGAGGGCGTGGAGCACGCCATTGCTTTTCCCGGCCTGAACGCGCTGCAGTTCACCAACACCTCCAACACCGGTGTGGCGTTTCTTACCCTCAGCGCCTTTGGTGAGCGCAGCCTCAGCGCAGCGGAAATAAATGCACGGATCAACCAGGGTATTGGCGGCTTGAAAGAGGGCTTTGCGTTCTCCTTTATGCCACCGCCGATTCTGGGGCTAGGCAATGGTTCGGGGTTTCAGCTGTTCATCGAGGATCGCGGCAATCTTGGCTATGGCGCGTTACAGGAGGCGGTCAATCAACTCCAGGGCGCGATTGCGCAGACGCCGGGAATGGGCTTTCCGATCAGCAGCTATCAATCCAACGTGCCGCAGCTGGATGCCGAGGTGGATCGGCTAAGGGCCAAGGCCCAGGGCGTACCCTTGACCGAACTGTTCGACACCCTGCAGACCTATCTTGGCTCGACCTATGTGAATGACTTCAACCGCTTTGGGCGCACTTGGCAGGTGATCGCCCAGGCGGACGCTCCCTACCGGGCCAGCGTGGAGGACATCGCCCGCCTGCGCACCCGCAACGACCAGGGAGAAATGGTGCCTATCGGCACGATGGTAAATATCACGCAAACCTTCGGGCCAGACCCGGTGCTGCGCTACAACGGCTACCCAGCGGCAGACTTGGCCGGCGAATTTGACCCACGCGTGCTTTCTTCCGCCCAGGCGATGGACGCCATTAACGCTCTGGCGGAAGAGGTGCTGCCTCCGGGCATGGCGTTGGAGTGGACCGACCTGAGCTATCAGCAGTCCACCCAAGGGAATGCGGCGCTGGTGGTCTTCCCGCTGTCGATCCTACTGGTATTTCTGGTATTGGCGGCTCTTTACGAGAGTTGGACGCTACCGCTAGCGGTCATCCTGATCGTGCCCATGTCGATGCTCGCGGCGCTGATCGGCGTCTGGTTTGGCGGGGGTGACAACAACATTTTCGTGCAGGTGGGGCTGGTGGTGCTGATTGGCCTGGCGTGCAAGAACGCCATCCTGATCGTGGAATTCGCCCGCGAGCTGGAACTGCAGGGCAAGGGTATATTGGAAGCAGCCCTGGAAGCCTGCCGACTGCGGCTGCGGCCGATCATCATGACTTCGATCGCTTTCACGGCAGCTGTCTTGCCTTCGGTAATCGCTACCGGCGCAGGCGCCGAGGTGCGGGCGGCACTGGGAACTGCGGTATTTGCCGGCATGATCGGCGTCACCCTGTTTGGCCTGTTCCTGACTCCGGTGTTCTACGTGGCGCTGCGTAAACTCTCGGGCTCGCAACCGCTTGTCAGCCATCACAGCACTACGTTTGATACTTCACTTCATCCTACCAGCCATGCCCAAAGTTGA
- a CDS encoding sodium-dependent bicarbonate transport family permease: MPDIVVMFFVLGVVAGVVRSDLSIPKAAYDILSLLLMLTIGLKGGMALHGSLSISLLVELAGVTLLGIIIPLIIFPVVHYLVRLSIADSASLAAHYGSVSAGTFAVALAYTEAHNLLTGGQVTLYLVLLELPAIMLGLLLYRRFSREKAADTTSEPIKTSGLWHETLTNRGVILLVGGVLIGWLYGPDAGESVTGLYTKAFHGILALFLLEMGLVAAETLRSLRWGHSRLIIFALTAPIVLSCFGLLMAYWLGLPAGSAVILASLTASASYIAAPVAIRAAIPDANIGLAMLASLGLTFPFNVLIGIPLYHQLWAWLVG; the protein is encoded by the coding sequence GTGCCGGATATTGTGGTGATGTTTTTTGTGCTAGGTGTGGTTGCCGGTGTGGTGCGCTCCGATCTCAGTATTCCCAAAGCCGCTTATGACATATTGAGCCTGCTGTTGATGCTGACCATTGGCCTTAAAGGCGGCATGGCGCTGCATGGCAGTTTGAGCATATCGCTGCTGGTCGAGTTAGCGGGTGTCACTCTGCTGGGGATCATCATTCCACTGATTATCTTTCCGGTGGTTCACTATTTGGTGCGGCTATCCATCGCCGACAGCGCCAGCCTTGCGGCCCACTACGGCTCCGTTAGCGCCGGTACGTTCGCCGTGGCCCTGGCGTACACCGAAGCACATAACCTGTTGACCGGTGGGCAGGTGACGCTTTACCTGGTACTGCTCGAACTACCGGCCATCATGCTGGGCCTGTTGCTCTACCGGCGCTTTAGCCGTGAAAAAGCCGCTGACACAACGTCAGAGCCGATCAAAACTTCCGGGCTGTGGCACGAAACGCTGACCAATCGCGGCGTGATCCTGTTGGTGGGCGGTGTCCTTATTGGCTGGCTATACGGCCCCGATGCCGGTGAGTCGGTGACTGGCCTATATACCAAAGCCTTCCATGGCATTCTGGCACTCTTCCTATTGGAGATGGGCCTGGTCGCGGCAGAAACACTGCGCAGCCTACGGTGGGGGCACAGCCGTCTGATTATATTCGCGCTAACGGCACCTATCGTGCTTTCCTGCTTTGGCCTGCTAATGGCGTACTGGCTAGGACTACCCGCTGGCTCAGCGGTTATTCTGGCGAGTCTTACCGCCAGTGCCTCTTACATTGCAGCCCCCGTTGCCATTCGCGCCGCTATCCCAGACGCCAACATTGGCCTGGCCATGTTGGCGTCATTAGGACTTACCTTCCCCTTTAACGTGCTAATCGGCATCCCGCTCTACCATCAACTTTGGGCATGGCTGGTAGGATGA
- a CDS encoding efflux RND transporter periplasmic adaptor subunit, with the protein MGSLFQRARFASSRAVIPFLLIAVLLAGCEAKSEEAAAPPPPPEVDVAEIVVQPVVLSESFTGRVEAAETVELRSRVSGYIQEVAFEEGKLVEQGDLLFLIDPRPYQARVSAAQADLAQARSQQAQAGSEAERARVLLGRQAISQEVHDQRQSALSNARAMVDAAEAALQTAELDLEYTRITAPVSGRVGRAMVTRGNLANADQSLLTTLVTIDPIHVYFEADEQAAFASHALLSGEEPNSLQIELGGDATRQFTGTLDFIDNRLNPNTGTLQFRAVLANPDGRIRPGEFARVEMPVARLEQALLVDRKAVLTNQDRRYVYVVNENNLAERRQVTTGRQVAERTVITDGLQAGDRVIVNGVQKVFFPGMEVSPQSVAAAPAADIPSSDDQPTIAAREE; encoded by the coding sequence ATGGGTAGTTTGTTTCAAAGAGCCCGCTTTGCAAGCAGCCGAGCGGTGATCCCGTTTTTGCTAATAGCGGTCTTACTCGCCGGCTGTGAGGCCAAGAGCGAGGAGGCGGCAGCGCCTCCGCCGCCACCAGAGGTTGACGTAGCGGAAATCGTCGTTCAGCCGGTAGTGTTGAGTGAATCATTCACCGGACGGGTGGAAGCCGCGGAAACAGTTGAACTAAGGTCCCGGGTCAGCGGCTATATCCAGGAAGTGGCCTTCGAGGAGGGAAAGCTGGTAGAGCAGGGAGATCTACTCTTCCTAATTGATCCGCGTCCCTACCAGGCCCGTGTCAGCGCTGCCCAGGCAGATCTAGCCCAGGCCCGGAGCCAGCAGGCGCAGGCGGGCAGTGAAGCTGAGCGTGCCCGCGTCTTGCTTGGGCGTCAGGCCATTTCACAGGAGGTGCATGACCAGCGTCAATCGGCCCTGAGTAACGCTCGTGCCATGGTCGATGCCGCCGAGGCAGCGTTGCAGACCGCCGAGCTTGACCTTGAGTACACCCGCATTACCGCGCCGGTCAGTGGCCGCGTCGGTCGGGCAATGGTGACCCGAGGTAATTTGGCTAACGCTGACCAAAGCCTGTTGACCACGCTGGTCACCATTGATCCGATCCACGTCTACTTCGAGGCGGACGAGCAGGCCGCGTTTGCCAGTCATGCACTTCTGAGTGGCGAGGAGCCAAACAGCCTGCAGATCGAACTGGGTGGTGACGCCACGCGGCAGTTCACTGGTACCTTGGACTTTATCGATAACCGTTTAAACCCCAATACGGGCACCCTTCAATTCCGTGCGGTGCTGGCTAACCCGGATGGTCGCATTCGGCCTGGAGAATTTGCACGGGTTGAAATGCCAGTCGCTCGTTTAGAGCAAGCATTGCTAGTGGATCGCAAAGCAGTGCTGACCAATCAGGATCGCCGCTACGTCTATGTCGTCAATGAGAATAACTTGGCAGAGCGGCGCCAGGTAACCACAGGGCGGCAGGTGGCAGAACGAACAGTCATCACCGATGGGCTCCAGGCGGGGGATCGAGTGATCGTCAATGGTGTGCAAAAAGTGTTCTTTCCGGGAATGGAAGTGAGCCCGCAAAGCGTAGCGGCCGCCCCAGCGGCCGATATCCCTAGTTCCGACGATCAGCCCACCATTGCGGCCAGGGAGGAGTAA